A region of the Cryptococcus deuterogattii R265 chromosome 1, complete sequence genome:
GAGCCTCAACGATACAGTTTCCAAGCAGGCCATATATGTCAGCCCGAGGGCCGGACGATGGAAGGTAAGTAGAAAGGATgttgaaagaagataattGTCGGAGCTAAAAGCTGTAATTGTCGAAAGGATCTCCAAAGTAAAAAGTACGAATATGATGACCTGAAGCAAGTTGCATTCATTTTTCCGCCTGCATAACcttacctcttcttcttctgcttgtGACTTTTGAATATGCTTCCCGTTCCTGATGCAAGGTGTTTGCTTTCAACATATTTTTGTTCAAAGGCCTGTATCACTGGCATATGAGTCGCCGCTTTGAAATCCGAAGGCCGTTAGAAGCAGCGTCATGATGTTCATGATTAAGAATAAGTATCTGTTGCCTTTGTAGTACAGGATATCTGCAATATGTCAAGTTGTACAAGGGGCCGTTTTTACGTCTGACCTCACGATCTTACCCGGACCTCCTaaatctcaatctcctgCCCCTGCTCGACTATTATTTCCCTCACTGCTCACTGATGTCAGCTGCAAGCTGCCCAGTCGAAGCTTCTTTTGCACCAGATTCGCCATACTCCTCCATGCTGTATGACCTTTTGGACGTACTATCGGTCATGAACGATGTACTCTGACCGGTGCTTGTGCTTTTCATAGCTGTTTCGGAATTGGacattgatgaagatgacgatatGTGGGAGGCGGGATCGAGAGGCTGAATGGGACGAGGTTGAGGGCGGGAGTCTGTAGTTGAAACTGTGGTGTGGGCAGGGAGAggtgctggtggtggtggtggcgcAGGGAATTCTGCAGTTTTGTCGTTCTATACATTACATTTAGTTTTGTAGAATGTACGAAATGGATGCAGTCAACGAATTTACTTTTCGCGTATTCAGCTTGAATCCTAACCTCGTAAAATGCTCTGCTAATTCAGTAAGCTTTGGTAACATGGGGATCCTGACATGCTACATCAGCTTTATTCTAAATGTCCTTGCAGTTCAAACCGCTTACTGTCGAGGCGAGTAGACGCGGAATGGTTGACTTCTACATTCTGCCAATTGGGCCACCGGCGATCCTCCTTGTTCCACGGCTGTTATGTCATAACATCTGAACCTCAAAGAATAActcccttcttgccttACACAGAGGTCCTATAAAATATCGAAGTATCAGTCGACTGTTCCGATATTAATATATACACATCTATAAACCCTTACCGTGAATAAGAACCACAGtcccatctttccttccagaTCAGGCACTTTGACCCCTCCGACATGAAGACTGCCATACAAATTCCTTTCCGATATTGCCGCTCCAGacccagctcctcctcgaCGTGTCCTCACAGTCTCTGTCGCGGAGCCAGACGACATTTCGCCTGATGACTTCCGCCGTTTCCACCTTTTCGCGGATTTTTCTTCACGTACAACTTCACTAGCTAGTAGGACGTCTCCAAGCGACGAGGAAGGCATTGTATCAATCTCCGAAATAGCAGTCTGACCTTTTGCCTTCTGCCCCAGCGTCGATGGGCCTTGACTAGCTTGCTCGCTATTTGTAACCCCCAAAAAATTGACCGATGATGTACCTTGTTTGCCGTGCGGCCGATGCTCTGATTCGGGGAACGATTTAGTTCCACGTGTTTCTCTGATAATGGAATGCCGGGATGTCATAGGGGCACACAAATCAGCAGCGCAAACAATGCTAACAGCGTCAAGAGTCCTGTACAAGACAAAACAGGCGAAAGATCGGCAGGCTCATGTCAGTTTTTGAATAATTATACCTTAAATGGAAATTATTCTTACCCTGCAtcgacctcttcttcaattaCCTGGGCATCATCGTCTGTTGGCCGGCACTCCACAGCTCGAAGCCGAACGATAGGCGCAGGTCCCAACGGTCGTCTGTCTTTTTCGGTCTTCCGCCTACCTAATACAGGCTCTTGTTCAACAGTAAGGGCGAATCTACGCAAGAATCAATGATATGTTACGGATATGCTATATGCATAACATACCGCATCTGCTTGCCTCTGAAAATGCCCTTTTGCAAAATGATTGGTGGGGTGAACAGCACTATTGCACTACCGGAGAGCATATTTTCATTGGTCAGCTGAGAAGTGGAAGCGGAGATTGCGAATGAAGCTTCTGACTCCCGATCAGGTGAACTATCATGCTTCTCCACGGCGGTGGCGATGGGGCGTGGAATGGACGGAGCTGCCGAAGAGGAAATGTACTGGCTCGCAGTGTCGTTTGAGGGTTGTGGAAAAGACATAACCCTTTTAACGGCTCAAGAATATTGCGAGCGTGGCCTCCTCGCCGATCGAGTCGCGGGGTCGTCCTCCTGGTCTTTGTCTTGATTACGGTTTACGGGATGATGTGGGCCTCGGGAAGTTGGGAGAGTAGTGGCGATAGGTTTACGTGTGGGTGggcaaaggagatgataATGTTGCCGAAAACATAGATATGATGGGGGAAGATAGAAGGAAATAAGGATGACAAGGGATGCGACGGAAAAAGGTAGTGTTCTTGGGGAAGATCTTTGGCtgatgagagaaaagagaaaatacATATGGATTCTGATTTCCTATCTGTGCCTTGGGGGAGGACCCTGGATGGGATCAAATTTGCATCATCAATAGGCCTATCAAGGTTCAATATGACTCatacctcaatctcatgaCGCAATCACAGATATCATGCACTATCGTCCATGTTTACATTTCCGAACAGCTTACGATATAATCATGCTtctactactactacttcatcttcttgcacGTAGCCTCGACATCCGCAGCGCTAAATTCAAGTCCCAGTCCAGAGTCCCCATAGCTCTTCGCAACAATCCCTTGCGCCCTTAAGGTCTCTTTCGCGAACTCTTGTGTCAATTCCTTCCACACCATACCGATGAGTGCCATATTGGCAGTAGATGTACTtggttcttcatcatctgcaaaGTGCTTATCGACCCTTCTGGACATGGTCTCCACAGCCTTTCTCATATCCTTAGCTCCATGGTCCTTGAGTACTTTTTTAAGAGCCGAGCGACTGTAAGAATGATGAAGCGACACTTCGTTGGCAGCGGTACTTTGAAGCAGGCGATCAACGCCATCGAAAAAGTCCTTGGTAAGATTATTAGTATGTCTCTCCGATTAATGAGAGTAGAATAAACTTACGATGAATCGAGCAAAGGTGCGCCGTAACATGAGCTTGATATACATCGTCATGTTCTCTCCGTAGAGTGACTTGGCACGTTGCAAGAAGCCAGCCATCGCCGTTGACTTGATCTGCGAAACATCCTCGATGAAGTAGTGCAGGTTTTCTGCAACCAAATAAGCAAAATACCTCTCCACTATTCAATAAGTTCTTACCTATCATGATGACATGGTAGTTTAGCTGTCCCTTGTCTTCGTTTGCTTGCGTCTCCgccctttccatctttgccaGTTGCTCGAGTGACCCAAACACCGAGGTCATCACCCTTTCATACGCCTCGTTCACCTTGATTCGAATGGGCAGGTCGCCGTTGCCATCCATTTGTTGCTCTACTCTTTCCACAAAGATAGGGAAATGCTTGACAAAAAATGCGATACCTTTGCGTCTTCTGATAATCGCCTTGGCAGCTTCAATTGATTTGACTTGCTTGTTCTATCAAAACGATTAGAGGCACCTACAAGAACTAGGCAATGTGGACTCACAACAAACATATCCATAATCAATCGTTGTTTTAGTAGCTGCTTATCGAAGAGTTGTGCAAAGAATATGGAAGtgttttcttcctctgcttcctttGCTAATCTCTCTGTGACAGCAATAATCCCAACAACGGCGCTGAATATCGTTAGCCCGTTGTATACATTGCATTTCCCCTTTACTTACACAGGAACCTTCTCCACCGTCGCTTCCACCCAGTTCTTCAATTCCACCTCCACAAATCCAAAAATCAGATCCATCATCGACCTCAACAACTGTATCATCCCCGCTGACCTTGCTCTGTTGGCATGTCTAGCTGCTTGTCTTCGGAAGTAAGAGTCAAGCTCCATGTAATCCGCAAAGGTAGACTCAGTATCAACAGGGCGGAGAAAGGCATTGATAAAATTCTCTTCGACTACGATTTGGTTGATGATCTGTGTAAAGGCTTGGCGGTAAAGCTAACAAATGAACATCAGAACGTGAGGTAGAAGCCAAAATTTTACTACACAGTGGGGACGAACCTCGGCGGCACGACTGGTATTGTTATCTGTGCGTTTTTCTTGCTTGGGTTGATTACCGAGACCAAACCCAATAGCCGTCTTGGACTTTTGCAATGCAGACGGTTTCGCGTAATTTGCACCGGGTGCGCTAGAAAAGGCTATCCCATACAGGTTAACAGAGATCAATCTCAATTAGAAGCATTATAACACGTACCAGCATCCGCACCAGCATCGCCGGAACTAACGTTGAGTGATGCCAAATACGTCAAAAGCTCTCTCATCTCCGACTGATGCAACTGACTGACTCTTGACATATAGTCCTTTTGAAATCAGATATCAGCCCTTGGGTCTTTCCATATTTGaaattgaaggaagaaaaagagacaCACCGAACAGAGTTTCTGATATCGCGCatcgtccatctctttGATATAGAGCACCAGGCCAGTATATATCATCAACTTCTCGCACATCTTTTGATGAGATTCCAGGGCCATGGTTTTTTTGAAGTTTTTACGAAAGTCTGCAAGAGTAGAATCGGCCTATAGTGAGAACATATGAGCGGTCGGCAATACTCAAAATAAACTGGCGCTCACCTGATATTGGAAGGTGATATCAAGATAATCGGACATTCGTTTACAAAATTTCGAGCTCTGCTCACGGTACTCTTGCATCCTCGCAATAGTAGCGGCCACTTCCGCATTGGCTTCAGTCAATGTCAATGTTGAATTTAGCAATAGGTGTACTCGAAAAGCTCACCAGTATCCATACCAGCTTGTAAGGCCTTGTATAGGGACGCCGCAGCCAGTTCAAGTGCCTTGACACCTTgttcagaagaaggaggctcTTTAATTAGAGTATGCAGATCATCGGCAGGTACTTCGACAATTTGCTGTGTGGATCATTTCAGTATACATCTTGATATTACTCAAGAGCACTTACTAAAAGCTGACGAAGTTCGTTCAGAAGGACCTGTTGGTTGGATGTCTGAACCTGGAgaccttttccttgagaTTCGATGTAAGAGATGTCATCAGATACAGCCTGGAGTTGGAGTCCAGATATTAGTATGCACCATGCTCTTTGCACTCGAAGCCACCTACATTGAGCTGCATTCGATATCCGGTGATCTGCAAGTCAATGTCATCCAGCTCCATGAGCGCTTCGTCGATATGGGCTAAAACTTGAGCTGTTCTGTCATCAGATTCCAAGAAAGCATGGATAATGGCCTTGAATTTGTATTAGTTCCGGCATCAAAGATCCAATGCCAAATGACTCACAGAATCCAGAGCAGTAAGTTCATCCAATAGCCGATTCTCAATCACGTCTgcccccttctttctcccttccccGCTTACACCAAGACCACCAGCAATCATCCCCCAATCAAATCCTTCCAACATTTCCTCCACATTCTTCAACACcccatcatccccttctGATGCATCTATTGTCATACCCGCAGCTCCTGGTAAGAGCCCTGTACGTGATTGGAGAAGTACGTCACGGGAGATGGTAGTGtcgagtggaggaggatgaaaagaggCTCGACGAGATGGTCGGGTGGCGCTCACTGGGGAATAAGAAAAGGTGGCAGATGTGGTGAGTCCAGGAGAAGGTACTGAGAGGTCCGTAGTGGTGATGGTCGGAGGAGCAGGTTTCGGCTTTACTTGTTCTGATGCTTGGGGAGTGGATGTAGATTGTTGAGGCGGTGAAGGTTCTCGGATGACAGGGGCTGAAGGTATTCTATTACTTTGGTTTGCTTTGCCGCCATCTCCTGCTGATACTGATCTTTCCGTCTCCGTCTCCGCAATGGCACCCATGTCACTCTCGGactttttcatcctcaaacttgCGTCACCTGCAGCTCCTGGCTCATATTCAGAGGTTGCTGATACGTTTCGAAGAGCACTCGGACCGATCCTCTCTGCTCTATCGTCGGACATTTTTCTCTGCGCTGGAGGCGGGCCTATTCCCACACCATTTCCAGGTCCCACAGCTCTTGGAGGCATCGctgctcttccatctcccgtAGAAGGTCTCCTTGTTGTATGGTCGTCATCCTGGGAAGGTCGTCCGCGAGATGATTCGGAATGTGAAGGTTGGTAATGGCTGCCTAACGTTTGTGAAGAGTTGactgatgaggaagaatttGCACGATATGAGCGTCCAAATGGTTGAGGGGGTGTAAGGTCGGTATTCCCTACTcgggggagggggaaggcTGATGGAGCTGACTATTGTCAATTTTGGATCATATGCGAGTGGATCCCACTTACGTTCATTGAGGTCCGTGTCGGGAGGAACTTGTTGTTGAGATGGTGGCTGAGGTTGacttggaggaggagcaaaaTTGATCAGTTCTGGTAGACGACCATGAGTGTACTCCTTGTAGACCTTGACTACAGAAGTAAGAAATGCCGCTTGATCTTTGGGGCGTTCAGTAGTCCAGTGGTAGCGCCGTGTAGTCATCGTCAGGGCAAAATCTGACGGCTATCCAGCCAGTTAGGTTGTTATGAGGGTAGGCAAATAAAACACTTACCCCCATAACTTCCAACACGCGAACATCCTCCAAGTACCATGTTTTGCCTTTTGAGAAAGACAGATTACTATTTCTCTTGGCCTTGTGGATAAACACCCTGCCTGTTCTTTGTACTGTGGTTGTATATGAGCTACAGGTACTACTCATGACTAGCAGCCTTACCCGCGAGTATCAAGTATCTGGACTTCGTTCCGCCGGCTGGATCCTCCTCATACACCTTGAGGAAAGTGATGAGTGTCTCCTCAGGGGTGCCATCTGGTGCGCGCTGTGCGCAGAGAGAGGCCGTAATGTGGGCGCGCACGTCATCTTGAGGGGATATACGGGGTACCGAGGACATTTCAATCCTTCTGGATATTGAAGTCTTATTCAAAGTAATATAATAAGCATTTGGGCTTAGCTGCTCAGCATCTGCATCATGCGCGCGTAATCAGACGGTATTTGTCCAGATGAGtgacatcatcacttccaCTCGACATAATAATCCCGCTCGTCTGTTCACAAAGTGTGCCTTGCCTTAGTCCTCGCAACGAATATCCTCGACCAGTAAAAGTATCTCGAATAATACTTCAGTCTACACTCTTCAACACCAGCCACCATGTCTGGGGACCTTATAGACATCCCCGAGGTCCGCTTCAATGAGGAACCCCAACCAGTCTTTGACTACCACTCCCTAGACGGACAGTCTCCAACAATCTGTATCGACAACGGTATGACCGCCTCTGTATTACGCCGAGTCGCCACTAACCCTCAGACCTCTATAGGCGCTTATTCATGGAGAGCTGGGTTTagctcaagctcagctCCCTATATTGACCGCATCAATATGGTGTCCAGATATAAAGAACGCAAATTCGGAAAGAACGTCTTGTTGTTTGGCGGAGACACGGATGCCGATGCCAATTCAAGATCTAACGCCAGGTCGATGTTTGATGGAGACTTGTTAATACAGGGGGATATGCTGGTGAGCTCCTTTCTGCTATGGCGCATGATTGAGACAGCTCAGCGGAATGGGTAGGAGTGTGCTTTGGACTTCACATTTTGTCAATTAGGGATTGACACTCCTCAAATACAACATCCAATCGTCATGACTGAAAGGCTGGCGAATCCATTGTTCAGTAGAGCTAGTGAGTCATACTCCATCACAAGAGACAGGCTGACTCAAGTTCACCTAAGTGACCTCTGAGCTCCTTTTCGAACTGTATAACGCACCATCAGTAGTATTTGGTGTAGACTCGCTTTTTGCGTTCTCTCGACAAGGTAAGAAGGATGGTCTAGCAATAAATCTCGGTCATCAAGCCACGACAATTGTACCCATATTTGACGGTCAAGCCTTGGTTAATCGGTCAAAGCGGTATGTCAGCTTAATTTGTCTGCTTATGTATGTGATGTTCATATTGTCTAAGTATACCATGGGGAGGCTCTCAAGCATCTGAATTGATGCTCAAACTTGCTCAGCTCAAGtatccatcctttcctgtGAAAGTAACGCAGTCCCAAGCTACAGTATGTTCTTTTTAGAATTTAACAGCCCTCAAACTGACCGAATTCTTCATCAGTTTATGTATCGCGAGACTTGCTATTTCTCGACCGATTACGAAGAGGAATTGAGAATGTTGGAAGACCCAGCCAAGCTTTCCGCTATGACCAAAGTCATTCAGTTCCCTTACAGCAAGATTGTAGGTTAtctttgttgttgacatgaAGACAGTATCCAATGCAAACTTTGTAGGAGGCAGCTGAGAagacggaggaagagattgctGCGGCTTTGGAACGGCGTAAAGAATCAGGAAAAAGGTTGCAAGAGCTGcaagcgaagaagagagcagAAAAGGTTCGTCGTTCTAGACGTTTCTAATACCTATTTCCTGTCTAATATCTCCAAACAGCTTGCCGCAACCATCGCCGAACTTGAAGAGTAtaagcttcttctctccgaACGACCTACCATGAAGAAAGCCGATTTTCTTACAAGATTATCGGAAGACACTCCCTTCGACACCGAGGCTCAGTTGGAAAATTGGATCAAACGCACAGAAGCTGACGTCCGTAAGAAGCAGCGCAGAGACctgggattggaagaagaaccagaAGAAGTGCCGACGTTCCCGTTACTGGAGAGGCCGGATGAGGAATTAACGGAAGACgaagtgaaggagaagaagaggcagcgGCTCATGAAGGGCGCATGGGATGCGAGAATGAAGGTtaaagaggagaagcggaaagaaagggagcGTATGGTGAGCTGTCCTTTATGCTCTGTTATTTTGGGGCGATGCTGACACCACCGCGTCAataggaagaggaaaagaggaaagaggaagaggaaagaaagatgaacCTGGCCGGCTGGGCAGCAAAGTTGAAAGATCAGCAAGACGTGAGGTCATTTTCCTTCCAGTTGCAACTTTAATTATTgatttccattctttcaGGCGGTTATCAACCGTATGCAAGAACgtaagaagaggaaggcgcAACTGGGCGACAGGAAATCTGCGGCATCTCAAAGCAGAATGAAGCACATTGCCAACTTGGCCGCGGAGGAAAAAacaagcaagaagaggaagaagggggaagGTGGGTATTTTTTTGGACTAGATTATGTGCAAAACATGACTGACTTTGTgagcagatgatgatgggttCGGTATGGATGATTCTGACTGGGCTGTCTACCGGGCAATAGTGAGTGTACTTGTATATTTTGCTTAGCATTAAACTAAACAATTCCacaggaaggagaggaggattcagatgcagaggaagacgacAATAACCTCCTTCAGTCCATTGAAACTCGCTTACTACAGTATGACCCTACCTTCACAGAAGATCAAACCATGCTAGGCAGAGCAGAAGCCAAAAACAGACTTATCAATGCTTTTGTCCGCGGGGGCAACTCGGAAAAGTTCGATCCCGAAGATGTTCGTCAAAACCATCAACTACACTTGAACATTGAAAGGATCAGAGTACCCGAAGTGTGGTTCCAGCCTAGCATTGTTGGGCTTGATACAGCGGGTGTGGGCGAAGTGGCTGGTTGGATTTTGAATGGTTtcgacgaagaggaaaggaagaggttaATGCAGGCAAGTCCTCGTGGCAGATATGTTGGATGAGACTGAATCACTGACAGGAAGCGGATCATATAGGGTATCTTTGTTACCGGCGGAGGCGCTAACATCCCCAATTTAATTCCCAAATTACGCCATGTCCTTACGcccatccttcccttccgGGCCCCTTTGAAGATCGTCTCTTCACTGGATGGGGGTGACCCAAGGATAGAGGCTTGGAGGGGTATGGCTCAGTGGAGTGTCACTGAGGAGGCAAAGCAGGCGATGGTCACGAGGGCAGAGTACGATGAGCATGGTGGTGAGTGGTTGAAAGAGCATCGATGGGGCAATGTGGCTCCGTAGACAGCGTGTTGTAATGGAGAGCATAACCATGTATAAACCTACTAGCACTGAAGATAAACTCTGCTTCAGTGGCTGTGTTATCGTATCGTCAAGAAAATGCAGGCTACTTCAACGTGGGCTATGCATTGATACCGAGCCGGATACTATAATGCGAATTCTATTCCAACAAAACAATCCCTAACGGCGCCGATTTGGTCACTGATATTTATCCATTGTTCGAATTTTGTTCTATCATCAAGGAGAATCTCAAACCTGTGTAACTTGCGATCCTGGAATCCTCCGTAAATGCCAGGCGTTTGAAGAATTTGCCTCCAGTAAGAAGCATTCAAAAGGATTTTGACAGCTTGCGCACTCCTTCCCACGGCAGATCCTTGTGGACTAACTGTTGCCAATTCTTCCAGGTATGTCCATCTTCAATGAACGGTTTCTTCTGAACCtatgaggaagagatctGTTTTCATCGAAGTCTTTTATGGTTGATTGATTATAATCAGCGAGacattttcctcttcgaATAACGGTTGTTTTGTTCCGTCTATTGATTCTTCCAACTGATCAAGGTTTGACCCATGATTAGGTGTCAAGCGAGACTTGAAAAACGCCATACGGATACTGTAGAATTGCGAAATTTAAGATGATGGGAGTTACGATATACTGAAGAACTTCTATTAGGCGACAGTTTCGGCTGAAGGGCTTGTAGGGTCggataaggaagaagatacCGGAAGGACGTGTAAAATCAGTCCAATAACGTGTTCACCATTTGCATGACTATTGTCACACGGTTTGTTTGACCAAGGCGCATGTCAATTTGTGCTTCGAAGGTTTGAAAGTTTGAGTAAATGCTGGCCGGCCTGTTCTTGATAAAAGGACCATCAAGAACTACAGCTGTCGATTTCTGTGATGCTGTACAAATCTCAGCGAAGTTTGTCGTTGAACTAGAGATGTTCGTTATGCTCGTTATCGTAAAATAGTCAACAACCGAATAGCATAACGGTTACCGACAAGAATTAACAAGAATAAATGGAGAATAAATACCGCGTCACCGCACCATTAAAAGGCATAACGGACCGAAAGTAAACGAAGTCTGACATCAAACGCAGCAGAATCGTTTAAGAGAAAAATGGTGATATCATAACTCTCGGGCCGATGCCCGCGAAGCCCGAATgctattattattatttagTACAGTACGTAGTCAAAGATTTGGCACGAAACATCAGCACCTGTCAGAGAGATCATATTCCGGAACCGGCACTTGCACAAGATAGGATTATGGCTGTTCCCGAGGAGATCTCTGACCCAGACATTTATGCTGACATACCAGAAGGAAGGTCTGGATCTCCTCCGAAAGAACATTCACCGTTTATCGGTTTCGCCGCGGGTATTTGTTCTGGGTGAGTCTCTCGTCTGTCTGTACACTCGACGGCAGAGGTCTTGACCTTGACAGTAAGGTGATATGCTAATACGTGTGGCTATTAGATGGACAAAGGTACATATATAGTTTGGTCCTACATCTACGAAGTTGTGATCATATTCACACGCTAACTTCCCAATATAGCTTATTGTTGGACATCCTTTTGACACCCTGAAGGCAAGTGTTTTGTCCTAATATACATAGGAATTCCGTTGATAGTATTGCGAACGATTATCCAGACAAGGCTACAATGTGCTCCCTCAGGAACCTTCAATGGCGCGTGGGACTGCTTCAAAAAGACAGTCAACAAAGAAGTAGGGCTATTGACCCGCAAagcatatatatatttaCTCATCCTTATGTTATTGCTAGGGTCCTAGAGCTTTGTATAAAGGCGCAAGTATTCCTGCAATCTCATGGGGGATAACGGACTCCATATTAATGGGGAGGTGATTTATCTCCATTACTTTTAATCATCAGGAGTAGCGATTCTCACCGAAAGAAGTCTGCACAACTATCGAGCTTTTCTCTCTGCCCATGGACTAGGGGAGGGAGTGCCCAACTCTGATCAGCAGAGACTGTCACTTTTGGGACACAGTGTGGCCGGTCTGTTTGCTGGCTGGACCAAGTAAGCTCCTACTTCCTCAAAACCATATTTTGCTAAAGAGCGTTCTAAGTGCAACCGTCGCACATCCTACAGAAATAATCAAATGCAAACTCCAGCTTCAACTTGTTCAACCTGAGCATGTGCCTCGACAGTTTTCTGGTCCTATTGACGTCGTACGACAGACTGTCACACAGCAAGGTGTGACGGGTATGTGGAGAGGACTGGGCGCGAGCTTCATCTACAGAAGTTGTTTTGCAGCGATGTTTGGAAGTAAGTGTTACAAGCATCCAAAGTCATCATGTGCAAATAAGACTACTGATATTGGGGAGTCAGGCTTCGAGGCGTTCAATAGATTATTCAAGAGCTGGGATGGCACAAATTGGGCAATGTCGGCGGGACTGGCCAATTTCCTCGCCGGAGGTATGGCTTCTAATGCTTATTGGTTGACAGCGCTGCGTAAGTGGAGCGCCTACATGTGTGATTACGATTACTGAAAAATTCTGAAGCCCTCGACAACGTCAAGAACAGAATAATGAGTGAGGAATCTCTCTGGTAGTCAACATTGCTGACCGATATCTTTTGTAGCTGACGACATCAAGACACCGCGATATAAAGGCGTATATGACGCTTACCGCCAGGTATGGAACGAGACCTACAATGACTCAAAGGGATTAGGGTGGAATGTACTGGCAAGGACCAAGAATTTCTACAGGGTAGGCAACGGATTTCATATTGTTTCAAGGCCGTCGACTGACGAGCATGACGGCTGGTAGGGTTTTGTCCCAGTAGCAATGAGAGCTTTCCCAACAAATGCGGCAGCGTTAGCCGTATGGGAGGGTGTCATGAGATGGTCAAAGGCATAATACTGCACTTCCCGATTACCATGCACCTATACATATACAGAAGCGCTGCCAATTATGACGGAAAGAGGCATTTGGCTTCATATTGCCGTGTCTTTAGTATCTATAGTTCTAAAATCTACATTGCTTGTCTTCATTTACtcatcaaaaaaaaacttgGTGCGCTTCTCAATAGGCTCGAAAGCCTTCTCCCTACCGGGGGGACCGGAAGGGATACcgaaggggaggaggccAGTAACCTACCAGGACAACCAATCAGAAGTTGTAACTTGTTGAAAATAAAAGAGCGTGCTTACCTTCCAGTTAGGTGAAACATCCACAAGCTCGGTGATGGCAGCCTGGGTCTCAGCGGAGAACTGGGCGTAGTGCTAAACAAAGTTCAGCAAGTATCCAAGCCAAAAATACACCACAGACGAGCATACATACCTGCAAGCTAGCACCGTGACCCTCAGCCGCCAAAGCAGTCCAGGTAATGTACTGCAAAATACCGGCAGAGTTCTCAGACCAAATAGGGAAAGCCTGAGAGAAAGCGGGCATCTTGGCTGAGAAGCCGTT
Encoded here:
- a CDS encoding exocyst protein, with amino-acid sequence MSSVPRISPQDDVRAHITASLCAQRAPDGTPEETLITFLKVYEEDPAGGTKSRYLILAVQRTGRVFIHKAKRNSNLSFSKGKTWYLEDVRVLEVMGPSDFALTMTTRRYHWTTERPKDQAAFLTSVVKVYKEYTHGRLPELINFAPPPSQPQPPSQQQVPPDTDLNEPPSAFPLPRVGNTDLTPPQPFGRSYRANSSSSVNSSQTLGSHYQPSHSESSRGRPSQDDDHTTRRPSTGDGRAAMPPRAVGPGNGVGIGPPPAQRKMSDDRAERIGPSALRNVSATSEYEPGAAGDASLRMKKSESDMGAIAETETERSVSAGDGGKANQSNRIPSAPVIREPSPPQQSTSTPQASEQVKPKPAPPTITTTDLSVPSPGLTTSATFSYSPVSATRPSRRASFHPPPLDTTISRDVLLQSRTGLLPGAAGMTIDASEGDDGVLKNVEEMLEGFDWGMIAGGLGVSGEGRKKGADVIENRLLDELTALDSAIIHAFLESDDRTAQVLAHIDEALMELDDIDLQITGYRMQLNAVSDDISYIESQGKGLQVQTSNQQVLLNELRQLLQIVEVPADDLHTLIKEPPSSEQGVKALELAAASLYKALQAGMDTANAEVAATIARMQEYREQSSKFCKRMSDYLDITFQYQADSTLADFRKNFKKTMALESHQKMCEKLMIYTGLVLYIKEMDDARYQKLCSDYMSRVSQLHQSEMRELLTYLASLNVSSGDAGADAAFSSAPGANYAKPSALQKSKTAIGFGLGNQPKQEKRTDNNTSRAAELYRQAFTQIINQIVVEENFINAFLRPVDTESTFADYMELDSYFRRQAARHANRARSAGMIQLLRSMMDLIFGFVEVELKNWVEATVEKVPVAVVGIIAVTERLAKEAEEENTSIFFAQLFDKQLLKQRLIMDMFVNKQVKSIEAAKAIIRRRKGIAFFVKHFPIFVERVEQQMDGNGDLPIRIKVNEAYERVMTSVFGSLEQLAKMERAETQANEDKGQLNYHVIMIENLHYFIEDVSQIKSTAMAGFLQRAKSLYGENMTMYIKLMLRRTFARFIDFFDGVDRLLQSTAANEVSLHHSYSRSALKKVLKDHGAKDMRKAVETMSRRVDKHFADDEEPSTSTANMALIGMVWKELTQEFAKETLRAQGIVAKSYGDSGLGLEFSAADVEATCKKMK
- a CDS encoding solute carrier family 25 (mitochondrial carnitine/acylcarnitine transporter) member 20/29, with translation MAVPEEISDPDIYADIPEGRSGSPPKEHSPFIGFAAGICSGWTKLIVGHPFDTLKTRLQCAPSGTFNGAWDCFKKTVNKEGPRALYKGASIPAISWGITDSILMGSLHNYRAFLSAHGLGEGVPNSDQQRLSLLGHSVAGLFAGWTNATVAHPTEIIKCKLQLQLVQPEHVPRQFSGPIDVVRQTVTQQGVTGMWRGLGASFIYRSCFAAMFGSFEAFNRLFKSWDGTNWAMSAGLANFLAGGMASNAYWLTALPLDNVKNRIMTDDIKTPRYKGVYDAYRQVWNETYNDSKGLGWNVLARTKNFYRGFVPVAMRAFPTNAAALAVWEGVMRWSKA